Proteins from a genomic interval of Zonotrichia albicollis isolate bZonAlb1 chromosome 18, bZonAlb1.hap1, whole genome shotgun sequence:
- the P2RX4 gene encoding P2X purinoceptor 4 isoform X1: protein MALCGALHSFLFEYDTPRIVLIRSRKVGLINRAVQLGILAYVIGWVFLWEKGYQETDSVVSSVTTKVKGVTLTNTSTLGARIWDVADYVIPPQGENTVFVMTNVILTLNQSQGHCPELPDDQTKCEVKNNCVPGYVSTHSSGIQTGECVPYNNSIKTCEVFAWCPVEDDYHIPKPAFLREAENFTLLVKNNIWYRKFNFSKRNILPTINSTYLKNCVYDAQTDPFCPIFRLGKIVEAAGQDFQEMAVEGGVMALQINWDCNLDRAASHCVPKYSFRRLDNKDSAHTVSPGYNFRFAKYYRNSDGTESRTLVKAYGIRFDIIVFGKAGKFDVIPTMINIGSGLALFGVATVLCDIVVLYCMKKRYFYREKKYKYVEDYELGVGDTYGTDP, encoded by the exons ATGGCGCTGTGCGGGGCTCTCCACAGCTTCCTCTTCGAGTACGACACCCCGCGCATCGTGCTGATCCGGAGCCGCAAAGTGGGGCTTATCAACCGCGCAGTGCAGCTCGGCATCCTCGCCTATGTGATCGG GTGGGTTTTTCTGTGGGAAAAGGGTTACCAGGAAACAGACTCTGTGGTCAGTTCTGTAACCACGAAGGTCAAGGGTGTAACACTGACAAACACATCCACCCTGGGGGCCAGGATCTGGGATGTAGCTGATTATGTCATCCCTCCTCAG GGTGAGAACACTGTGTTTGTCATGACCAATGTGATCCTTACACTGAACCAGAGCCAAGGCCACTGCCCGGAG ctcccagaCGATCAAACAAAGTGCGAGGTGAAGAACAACTGTGTTCCAGGATATGTCAGCACCCACAGCAGTG GCATCCAGACCGGGGAGTGTGTTCCATACAACAACAGCATCAAGACCTGTGAAGTCTTTGCGTGGTGCCCTGTGGAGGATGACTATCACATACCCAA GCCAGCGTTCCTGCGAGAAGCTGAGAACTTCACCCTTCTGGTGAAGAACAACATTTGGTACCGCAAGTTCAACTTCAGCAA GCGAAACATCCTCCCCACCATCAACTCCACCTACCTCAAGAACTGCGTCTATGATGCCCAGACTGATcccttctgccccatcttccgTTTAGGGAAAATAGTTgaagctgcagggcaggacTTCCAGGAAATGGCTGTGGAG GGTGGAGTGATGGCACTGCAGATCAACTGGGACTGCAACCTGGACAGAGCCGCTTCCCACTGTGTGCCAAAATATTCCTTCCGGCGCCTCGACAACAAGGACTCTGCCCACACCGTCTCACCCGGCTACAACTTCAG GTTTGCAAAATACTACAGGAATAGTGATGGCACTGAATCACGGACACTTGTCAAAGCTTATGGCATCCGCTTTGATATCAtagtgtttggaaag GCAGGAAAATTTGATGTCATTCCTACCATGATTAACATCGGCTCTGGCTTAGCGCTGTTTGGTGTG GCAACAGTGCTGTGTGACATTGTTGTTCTGTATTGCATGAAGAAGAGATACTTCTATCGGGAGAAGAAGTACAAATATGTGGAGGATTATGAACTG GGAGTTGGTGACACATATGGAACAGACCCctga
- the P2RX4 gene encoding P2X purinoceptor 4 isoform X2 — protein sequence MALCGALHSFLFEYDTPRIVLIRSRKVGLINRAVQLGILAYVIGWVFLWEKGYQETDSVVSSVTTKVKGVTLTNTSTLGARIWDVADYVIPPQGENTVFVMTNVILTLNQSQGHCPELPDDQTKCEVKNNCVPGYVSTHSSGIQTGECVPYNNSIKTCEVFAWCPVEDDYHIPKPAFLREAENFTLLVKNNIWYRKFNFSKRNILPTINSTYLKNCVYDAQTDPFCPIFRLGKIVEAAGQDFQEMAVEGGVMALQINWDCNLDRAASHCVPKYSFRRLDNKDSAHTVSPGYNFSQPRGRVSLISLICSHPFFLVVCPPVWNAEQPLCAGPSRAVLPALPSRGCLVPCSPCLPLSCG from the exons ATGGCGCTGTGCGGGGCTCTCCACAGCTTCCTCTTCGAGTACGACACCCCGCGCATCGTGCTGATCCGGAGCCGCAAAGTGGGGCTTATCAACCGCGCAGTGCAGCTCGGCATCCTCGCCTATGTGATCGG GTGGGTTTTTCTGTGGGAAAAGGGTTACCAGGAAACAGACTCTGTGGTCAGTTCTGTAACCACGAAGGTCAAGGGTGTAACACTGACAAACACATCCACCCTGGGGGCCAGGATCTGGGATGTAGCTGATTATGTCATCCCTCCTCAG GGTGAGAACACTGTGTTTGTCATGACCAATGTGATCCTTACACTGAACCAGAGCCAAGGCCACTGCCCGGAG ctcccagaCGATCAAACAAAGTGCGAGGTGAAGAACAACTGTGTTCCAGGATATGTCAGCACCCACAGCAGTG GCATCCAGACCGGGGAGTGTGTTCCATACAACAACAGCATCAAGACCTGTGAAGTCTTTGCGTGGTGCCCTGTGGAGGATGACTATCACATACCCAA GCCAGCGTTCCTGCGAGAAGCTGAGAACTTCACCCTTCTGGTGAAGAACAACATTTGGTACCGCAAGTTCAACTTCAGCAA GCGAAACATCCTCCCCACCATCAACTCCACCTACCTCAAGAACTGCGTCTATGATGCCCAGACTGATcccttctgccccatcttccgTTTAGGGAAAATAGTTgaagctgcagggcaggacTTCCAGGAAATGGCTGTGGAG GGTGGAGTGATGGCACTGCAGATCAACTGGGACTGCAACCTGGACAGAGCCGCTTCCCACTGTGTGCCAAAATATTCCTTCCGGCGCCTCGACAACAAGGACTCTGCCCACACCGTCTCACCCGGCTACAACTTCAG TCAACCACGTGGCAGAGTAAGTCTGATCTCACTTATTTGTTCTCATCCCTTTTTCCTTGTGGTTTGTCCCCCAGTGTGGAACGCGGAGCAGCCTTTGTGTGCCGGGCCGAGCCGCGCGGTGCTCCCGGCCCTGCCCTCTCGTGGCTGCCTggtcccctgcagcccctgcctgcctcTCTCGTGTGGCTGA